From the Streptomyces nigrescens genome, one window contains:
- a CDS encoding PadR family transcriptional regulator: MSRRSGVLEFAVLGLLRESPMHGYELRKRLNTSLGVFRAFSYGTLYPCLKALVASGWLIEETDGAPEGVPPAALTGRRAKIVYRLTPAGKEHFEELLAHSGPDAWEDEHFGVRFAFFGQTSRDVRMRVLEGRRSRLEERLERMRTSLARSRERLDDYTLELQRHGMESVEREVRWLNELIESERAGRDQRPTGSAAQDKKNQSGDTGGLPRHRGGTRPDPSDDTTT, from the coding sequence ATGAGCAGACGTTCCGGCGTCCTCGAGTTCGCCGTCCTCGGCCTGCTCCGCGAGTCCCCGATGCACGGCTATGAGCTGCGAAAACGGCTCAACACCTCGCTCGGGGTCTTCCGTGCGTTCAGCTATGGCACCCTCTACCCCTGCCTCAAGGCACTGGTCGCGAGCGGCTGGCTGATCGAGGAGACGGACGGCGCCCCGGAGGGCGTACCCCCCGCGGCTCTGACAGGGCGCCGCGCCAAGATCGTCTACCGATTGACACCGGCGGGCAAAGAACACTTCGAGGAGTTGCTCGCCCACTCCGGGCCGGATGCGTGGGAGGACGAGCACTTCGGCGTCCGCTTCGCATTCTTCGGCCAGACCTCGCGGGACGTACGGATGCGCGTGCTGGAAGGCCGCCGCAGCCGGCTGGAGGAGCGCCTGGAGAGGATGCGTACCTCCCTGGCCAGGTCCCGCGAGCGGCTGGACGACTACACCCTCGAACTGCAGCGGCACGGCATGGAATCCGTGGAGCGCGAAGTCCGTTGGCTGAACGAGCTCATCGAGAGCGAGCGCGCCGGGCGCGATCAGCGCCCCACGGGCTCCGCAGCGCAGGACAAGAAGAACCAGTCAGGAGATACGGGCGGCCTGCCCCGGCACCGGGGTGGTACCCGGCCGGATCCGTCCGATGACACCACCACATGA
- a CDS encoding inositol-3-phosphate synthase — MGSVRVAIVGVGNCAASLVQGVEYYKDADPKSRVPGLMHVQFGDYHVRDIEFVAAFDVDAKKVGLDLADAIGASENNTIKICDVPNAGVQVQRGHTLDGLGKYYRQTIEESPEAPVDVVQVLKDTQADVLVCYLPVGSEDAAKYYAQCAIDAKVAFVNALPVFIAGTKEWADKFTEAGVPIVGDDIKSQVGATITHRVMAKLFEDRGVILDRTMQLNVGGNMDFKNMLERDRLESKKISKTQAVTSQIRDRELGEDNVHIGPSDYVAWLDDRKWAYVRLEGRAFGDVPLNLEYKLEVWDSPNSAGVIIDALRAAKIAKDRGIGGPILSASSYFMKSPPVQYFDDEARENVEKFISGDAER; from the coding sequence ATGGGTTCGGTTCGCGTAGCCATCGTCGGCGTGGGCAACTGCGCCGCCTCGCTGGTACAGGGCGTCGAGTACTACAAGGACGCCGACCCGAAGAGCCGCGTGCCCGGCCTCATGCACGTGCAGTTCGGCGACTACCACGTGCGTGACATCGAGTTCGTGGCTGCCTTCGACGTCGACGCCAAGAAGGTCGGGCTCGACCTCGCGGATGCCATCGGCGCCAGCGAGAACAACACCATCAAGATCTGCGACGTGCCGAACGCCGGCGTGCAGGTCCAGCGCGGTCACACCCTCGACGGCCTGGGCAAGTACTACCGCCAGACGATCGAGGAGTCCCCCGAGGCCCCGGTCGACGTCGTCCAGGTCCTCAAGGACACGCAGGCCGACGTGCTGGTCTGCTACCTCCCTGTCGGCTCCGAGGACGCCGCGAAGTACTACGCCCAGTGCGCCATCGACGCCAAGGTCGCGTTCGTCAACGCGCTCCCGGTCTTCATCGCCGGCACCAAGGAGTGGGCGGACAAGTTCACCGAGGCGGGTGTCCCGATCGTCGGTGACGACATCAAGTCGCAGGTCGGCGCCACGATCACGCACCGGGTGATGGCCAAGCTCTTCGAGGACCGGGGCGTCATCCTGGACCGCACGATGCAGCTGAACGTCGGCGGCAACATGGACTTCAAGAACATGCTCGAGCGTGATCGCCTGGAGTCCAAGAAGATCTCCAAGACCCAGGCCGTCACCTCCCAGATCCGGGACCGTGAGCTGGGCGAGGACAACGTCCACATCGGCCCCTCCGACTACGTGGCGTGGCTGGACGACCGCAAGTGGGCCTACGTCCGCCTCGAGGGCCGCGCCTTCGGTGATGTCCCGCTGAACCTGGAGTACAAGCTCGAGGTCTGGGACTCCCCGAACTCCGCGGGTGTCATCATCGACGCCCTGCGCGCCGCGAAGATCGCCAAGGACCGGGGCATCGGTGGCCCGATCCTCTCCGCGTCCTCGTACTTCATGAAGTCGCCGCCGGTGCAGTACTTCGACGACGAGGCACGGGAGAACGTCGAGAAGTTCATCAGCGGTGACGCCGAGCGCTGA
- a CDS encoding MFS transporter has product MHAVRALRVLLRLRDFRSLLAARLLSQAADGVFQVALATFVVFSPEKQTSPAAIASAMAILLLPYSLLGPFTGVLLDRWRRRQVLLYGNLLRTLLAMATATLIVSKVPDWLFYASALSVTAVNRFVLAGLSAALPRVVDGQQQLVMANSLTPTAGTLAATAGGGLAFAVRLAGSDVDAFVVLLSAALYFCSALTTLRMAPELLGPDPARLQPHLREALLSTVRGLREGLRHLAERRTPARALIAMALIRFCYGALTVMVLMLCRYSWAETESEGLALLGITVGVSGAGFFAAAVVTPWAVGRLTAFGWIAGCAALGAVLVPSLGLFFTPGPMLAAAFVLGLSTQGTKISTDTIVQSTVDDAFRGRSFAIYDVLFNVAFVGAAAVAALMLPPDGRSAALLGMVTVLYALVAAAMVRSGRG; this is encoded by the coding sequence ATGCATGCTGTGCGCGCCCTTCGCGTATTACTCCGGCTACGCGACTTCCGTTCGCTCCTTGCCGCACGGCTCCTGTCCCAGGCGGCCGACGGGGTGTTCCAGGTCGCGCTCGCCACCTTCGTCGTCTTCTCGCCCGAGAAGCAGACGTCGCCAGCGGCCATCGCCTCCGCCATGGCGATCCTGCTGCTCCCGTACTCCCTTCTCGGACCGTTCACCGGTGTGCTGCTCGACCGCTGGCGGCGCCGTCAGGTCCTGCTGTACGGCAATCTGCTGCGCACCCTGCTGGCCATGGCCACCGCGACGCTGATCGTGTCGAAGGTCCCCGACTGGCTCTTCTACGCCTCGGCCCTCTCCGTGACCGCCGTGAACCGCTTCGTCCTGGCCGGGCTCTCGGCCGCGCTCCCGCGTGTCGTCGACGGTCAACAGCAGCTGGTCATGGCCAACTCCCTCACCCCCACGGCGGGCACGCTCGCCGCGACGGCGGGCGGCGGGCTCGCCTTCGCCGTCCGGCTGGCCGGCTCGGACGTGGACGCCTTCGTCGTGCTGCTCTCCGCGGCCCTCTACTTCTGTTCGGCCCTGACCACGCTGCGCATGGCCCCGGAGCTGCTCGGCCCCGACCCCGCACGCCTCCAACCACACCTGCGGGAAGCCCTGTTGAGCACCGTGCGCGGGCTGAGGGAAGGGCTGCGCCATCTCGCCGAGCGGCGCACCCCGGCCCGCGCACTGATCGCGATGGCCTTGATCCGTTTCTGCTACGGGGCTCTGACGGTCATGGTGCTGATGCTGTGCCGGTACTCCTGGGCCGAGACCGAGTCCGAAGGACTGGCGCTGCTCGGGATCACCGTCGGAGTGTCAGGAGCGGGCTTCTTCGCGGCCGCTGTCGTCACGCCCTGGGCGGTGGGGAGGCTCACCGCGTTCGGCTGGATCGCAGGCTGTGCGGCACTGGGCGCGGTCCTGGTGCCGTCACTCGGGCTGTTCTTCACGCCGGGTCCGATGCTGGCCGCCGCGTTCGTGCTCGGCCTGAGCACCCAAGGAACCAAGATCTCCACGGACACGATCGTCCAGTCGACGGTCGACGACGCCTTCCGCGGCCGGTCCTTCGCCATCTACGACGTGCTCTTCAACGTCGCCTTCGTCGGGGCTGCCGCGGTCGCGGCGCTGATGCTGCCTCCGGACGGACGGTCCGCAGCCCTGCTCGGCATGGTGACCGTGCTGTATGCGCTGGTCGCCGCGGCGATGGTTCGCTCGGGGCGCGGTTAG
- a CDS encoding LppU/SCO3897 family protein encodes MTTPPQGQNPYGQAPYGQPPYGQNPYPQAPQAPQAPYGQPQGYAYPPQPQAPYGQQPPAGYPMAPQPQQPYMQGGAPVPPPQPAKRRSVKAILRGIGLVIAVIVFAFFWIVSQDDAENAEAGDCVQKSSSSLDDGLKVVDCSSSEAQYKVSKVHNNTTDPTLCAEGESAYTKSVHRRRSGDTRMVLCLTSVK; translated from the coding sequence ATGACCACGCCGCCTCAGGGCCAGAATCCGTACGGTCAGGCGCCGTACGGGCAGCCGCCGTACGGCCAGAATCCTTATCCGCAGGCGCCGCAAGCACCGCAGGCCCCCTACGGCCAGCCCCAGGGCTACGCCTACCCCCCGCAGCCGCAGGCTCCGTACGGACAGCAGCCGCCGGCGGGTTACCCCATGGCTCCTCAGCCGCAGCAGCCCTACATGCAGGGCGGAGCTCCGGTGCCTCCGCCTCAGCCCGCCAAGCGCCGGTCCGTCAAGGCGATCCTGAGGGGCATCGGGCTCGTCATCGCGGTGATCGTCTTCGCGTTCTTCTGGATCGTCAGCCAGGACGACGCGGAGAACGCTGAGGCCGGTGACTGTGTGCAGAAGTCCAGCAGTTCACTCGACGACGGGCTCAAGGTGGTGGACTGCAGTAGCTCCGAAGCTCAGTACAAGGTGAGCAAGGTGCACAACAACACCACGGACCCGACGCTGTGCGCAGAGGGAGAGTCGGCCTACACCAAGAGCGTGCACCGTCGCAGGAGCGGCGACACCCGCATGGTGCTCTGCCTGACCTCGGTGAAGTAG
- a CDS encoding CCA tRNA nucleotidyltransferase yields MPNANNDLPAPIAERTPQSTNALNHVQRRAVSELLRVSPVADDLARRFQEAGFTLALVGGSVRDALLGRLGNDLDFTTDARPEDVLKIVRPWADAVWEVGIAFGTVGCKKDSFDIEVTTYRSEAYDRTSRKPEVSYGDSIEQDLVRRDFTVNAMAVLLPQKEFVDPHDGLEDLAARVLRTPGTPEESFSDDPLRMMRAARFAAQLDFEVDPEVFAAMKAMSDRIEIVSAERVRDELNKLVLAPHPREGLRLLVESGLADHVLPELPALRLESDEHHRHKDVYEHSLTVLEQAIDLEENGPDLVLRLAALLHDIGKPRTRRFEKDGRVSFHHHEVVGAKMTKKRMTALKYSNDLVKDVSRLVELHLRFHGYGTGEWTDSAVRRYVRDAGPQLERLHKLTRSDCTTRNKRKAGALSRAYDGLEERIARLQEQEELESIRPDLDGNDIMQILGIRPGPEVGKAYKQMLELRLEHGPMEREAAVAALKEWWAAQS; encoded by the coding sequence GTGCCGAACGCCAACAATGACCTCCCCGCCCCGATCGCCGAGCGGACCCCGCAGTCGACGAACGCGCTGAACCATGTCCAGCGCCGAGCCGTGAGCGAGCTGCTGCGGGTGTCCCCCGTCGCGGATGACCTGGCCCGTCGATTCCAGGAGGCCGGGTTCACACTTGCCCTGGTCGGCGGCTCGGTCCGGGATGCGCTCCTGGGCCGGCTCGGCAACGACCTGGACTTCACCACCGATGCCCGCCCCGAGGACGTTCTGAAGATCGTCCGGCCGTGGGCGGACGCGGTCTGGGAGGTCGGCATCGCTTTCGGCACGGTCGGCTGCAAGAAGGACTCCTTCGACATCGAGGTCACGACCTACCGGTCCGAGGCGTACGACCGCACCTCCCGCAAGCCCGAGGTGTCGTACGGCGACTCCATCGAGCAGGATCTGGTGCGCCGGGACTTCACGGTGAACGCCATGGCGGTGCTGCTGCCGCAGAAGGAGTTCGTCGACCCGCACGACGGTCTGGAGGACCTGGCGGCGCGTGTGCTGCGGACGCCGGGGACGCCGGAGGAGTCGTTCTCCGATGATCCGCTGCGGATGATGCGCGCCGCCCGCTTCGCGGCCCAGCTGGACTTCGAGGTGGACCCCGAGGTCTTCGCCGCGATGAAGGCGATGTCGGACCGCATCGAGATCGTCTCCGCGGAGCGCGTACGGGACGAGCTGAACAAGCTGGTCCTGGCGCCGCACCCGCGCGAGGGGCTGCGGCTGCTCGTCGAATCCGGCCTGGCGGACCATGTCCTGCCCGAGCTCCCCGCACTGCGGCTGGAGAGTGACGAGCATCACCGTCACAAGGACGTCTACGAGCACTCGCTGACGGTGCTGGAGCAGGCGATCGACCTCGAAGAGAACGGGCCCGATCTCGTGCTGCGGCTGGCCGCACTCCTCCACGACATCGGAAAGCCCCGGACGCGGCGCTTCGAGAAGGACGGCCGGGTCTCCTTCCATCACCACGAGGTGGTGGGCGCGAAGATGACCAAGAAGCGGATGACCGCTCTCAAGTACTCCAATGACCTGGTCAAGGACGTCTCACGGCTGGTGGAGCTGCATCTGCGCTTCCACGGCTACGGGACGGGCGAGTGGACGGACTCGGCGGTGCGCCGGTATGTGCGGGACGCCGGCCCGCAGCTGGAGCGGCTGCACAAGCTCACGCGCTCGGACTGCACCACCCGCAACAAGCGCAAGGCCGGCGCCCTCTCGCGCGCCTATGACGGGCTCGAGGAGCGCATCGCGCGGCTGCAGGAGCAGGAAGAGCTGGAATCGATCCGCCCGGACCTGGACGGCAACGACATCATGCAGATTCTGGGCATCCGCCCGGGGCCCGAGGTCGGCAAGGCGTACAAGCAGATGCTGGAGCTCCGGCTGGAGCACGGGCCCATGGAGCGGGAGGCGGCGGTCGCTGCGCTGAAGGAGTGGTGGGCCGCTCAGAGCTGA
- a CDS encoding DUF6049 family protein has translation MAEAAGFQGTERPRGRWLRRTVTLLTGVLLLMGLIQVPHAATAQAAPTGSRTVDVTIDSMSPSAPSKSDTVTVSGTLTNDGRDTITDAHVGMNRGDALGGRSSIDNVSRRTGYLPGADGKEINGSAEKIGKLEPGVSRPFSVSVPVKDLRLDKDGVYQLGVSVSGRSQAAPYNQVLGFDRTLLPWQEADAQKKTQLTYLWPLISSTHLTAETDADAQQTPVFRNDDLAAELAPGGRLQQMVALGKNLPVTFVIDPDLLATVDAMTKSYRVNGPDGPMGKNQAVAKQWLHELEEAVKSHEVVALPFADPDLASLAHHGKSVPSALSHLGPATDLAESTVDTILGVKPRTDFAWPVDGAIDSSVVDVATSAGAHNVITRSDSLRETGGLSYTPTAARPIGGGNTAIVADAQLSRAFEGDMSKAGNSVHAVQDFVAQTQMISLEDPDRQRSIVVAPQRMPSVSQAHAMATALRTLDDSGSWTQSLSLGKAAKAKPDRSATRQVPSGAAYPSSLRRQELPTSAFRQIQGTQAALDDYRVILAQPERVVTPFGSAIMREMSTEWRGHASGAAGYRHSVRSYLDGLTKKVHLIQKSGATLSGRSATIPVTVQNNLVQGVKDMTLKLTSSQPNRLDAGKAQQITVDGGHSQSFKFATTANANGRAWVTAQLYTADGKTYGEPMMFQVNVTEITATVMLVIAGGVLLLVLAGVRIYLQRKRAAAQRAEDGSDGEGPEDDTGTDGDNGGTDGDEPEQPSDPTPDTGSESSGPSGSGEKVDR, from the coding sequence GTGGCCGAGGCGGCAGGGTTCCAGGGGACTGAACGGCCGCGTGGTCGATGGCTGCGAAGGACCGTGACACTGCTCACTGGAGTGCTCCTGCTGATGGGGCTGATCCAGGTTCCGCACGCTGCCACCGCCCAGGCGGCCCCGACGGGCTCCCGCACGGTCGACGTCACCATCGACTCGATGTCCCCGTCCGCTCCTTCCAAGAGCGACACGGTCACCGTCTCCGGGACGCTGACCAATGACGGACGCGACACGATCACCGACGCGCATGTCGGCATGAACCGCGGGGACGCCCTCGGCGGCCGGAGCTCCATCGACAATGTGTCCCGTCGCACCGGCTATCTGCCCGGCGCGGACGGCAAGGAGATCAACGGGAGCGCGGAGAAGATCGGCAAGCTGGAGCCCGGCGTCAGCCGCCCCTTCAGCGTCAGCGTGCCGGTCAAGGACCTCCGTCTCGACAAGGACGGTGTGTACCAGCTCGGTGTCTCTGTGTCAGGACGCTCGCAGGCCGCGCCCTACAACCAGGTCCTCGGCTTCGACCGGACGCTGCTGCCCTGGCAGGAGGCCGACGCCCAGAAGAAGACGCAGCTCACGTACCTGTGGCCGCTGATCTCCTCCACCCATCTCACCGCCGAGACCGACGCCGACGCCCAGCAGACGCCGGTCTTCCGCAACGACGACCTCGCTGCCGAGCTCGCGCCGGGAGGCCGGCTGCAGCAGATGGTCGCGCTCGGCAAGAACCTGCCCGTGACCTTCGTCATCGATCCCGACCTGCTCGCGACCGTCGACGCGATGACCAAGTCGTACCGGGTGAACGGCCCGGACGGCCCCATGGGCAAGAACCAGGCCGTCGCCAAGCAGTGGCTGCACGAGCTCGAAGAAGCGGTCAAGTCGCACGAGGTCGTCGCGCTGCCCTTCGCCGACCCCGACCTCGCCTCGCTCGCCCATCACGGCAAGAGCGTGCCCAGCGCGCTCAGCCACCTCGGCCCGGCCACCGACCTCGCCGAGTCGACCGTGGACACGATCCTCGGCGTGAAGCCGCGTACGGACTTCGCCTGGCCCGTCGACGGTGCGATCGACTCCTCGGTCGTGGATGTCGCGACCTCGGCCGGTGCGCACAACGTGATCACCCGCAGCGACAGCCTGCGGGAGACCGGAGGCCTGTCCTACACCCCGACGGCGGCCCGCCCCATCGGTGGCGGCAACACGGCCATCGTCGCGGATGCGCAGCTCTCGCGGGCCTTCGAAGGCGATATGTCGAAGGCCGGAAACTCCGTCCACGCGGTCCAGGACTTCGTCGCACAGACCCAGATGATCAGCCTTGAGGACCCCGACCGGCAGCGCAGCATCGTCGTGGCGCCGCAGCGCATGCCGTCCGTCAGCCAGGCCCACGCCATGGCCACCGCGCTGCGGACGCTGGACGACTCCGGGAGCTGGACCCAGTCGCTGAGCCTCGGCAAGGCGGCCAAGGCCAAGCCCGACCGCTCGGCCACCCGCCAGGTCCCGAGCGGTGCCGCCTACCCGTCCTCGCTGCGCCGCCAGGAACTCCCCACCAGCGCCTTCCGGCAGATCCAGGGCACCCAGGCCGCGCTGGACGACTACCGGGTGATCCTGGCCCAGCCGGAGCGTGTGGTGACCCCGTTCGGCAGCGCCATAATGCGGGAGATGTCGACGGAGTGGCGCGGCCATGCCTCCGGTGCCGCGGGATACCGGCACTCCGTCCGCAGCTACCTCGACGGTCTGACCAAGAAGGTGCACCTGATCCAGAAGTCGGGGGCGACGCTCTCCGGGCGCAGCGCCACGATTCCGGTGACGGTCCAGAACAACCTGGTCCAGGGCGTCAAGGACATGACGCTGAAGCTGACCTCGTCCCAGCCCAACCGTCTGGACGCGGGCAAGGCGCAGCAGATCACGGTGGACGGCGGCCACAGCCAGTCGTTCAAGTTCGCCACCACGGCGAACGCCAACGGCCGGGCCTGGGTGACCGCCCAGCTCTACACGGCCGACGGAAAGACCTACGGTGAGCCCATGATGTTCCAGGTGAACGTCACGGAGATCACCGCCACGGTGATGCTCGTCATCGCCGGCGGGGTGCTGCTCCTCGTCCTCGCCGGTGTGCGGATCTACCTCCAGCGCAAGCGGGCGGCCGCCCAGCGCGCGGAGGACGGGTCCGACGGCGAGGGTCCCGAGGACGACACAGGTACGGACGGCGACAACGGCGGCACGGACGGCGACGAGCCCGAGCAGCCGAGTGACCCCACGCCGGACACCGGATCGGAAAGCTCCGGCCCGTCCGGCTCAGGTGAGAAAGTGGACCGTTGA
- the murJ gene encoding murein biosynthesis integral membrane protein MurJ, whose product MNAPYDGDRGRGANGDPTGPVPPTPPLPADQDPYVQDAYRNDPFRAQDPTAQDPVTEALYDRAAHPPPPGQPAPPPYQQPAAGRHTPDPQQWAPPPPPGPQAPAPHLPYGEDQATTQLLGLDHLMTRASNERPESDAFAHLYRDQQHYEPQQPAPVPPGPAAAGAEAVPQQPAPEPEPAPVAAAGKPSGGRASGLLKSSAVMAAGTMVSRLTGFVRSALIVAALGGAVLGDSWQVAYQLPTMIFILTIGGGLNSVFVPQLVRAMKEDDDGGEAYANRLLTLVMVVLGVLTVLSVVAAPLLVKLVSFDISRDPAANEVAVAFTRYCVPTIFFMGLHVVMGQILNARGRFGAMMWTPVLNNIVMIATFGLFIWVYGTAETSHIGVTTIPDEGIRLLGIGTLLGLVVQALAMIPYLRDADFKLRLRFDWRGHGLGKAAKLAKWTVLFVLANQAGVLVVTQLSTWAGNTANDQGHPGTGFISYASAQLIWNMPQAIITVSVMAALLPRLARSAHDGDTGAVRDDISQGLRTSAVAIVPISFGFLSLGIPLCTLVYGSSGAGIPMGYMLMAFGVGLIPFSVQYVVLRAFYAYEDTRTPFYNTVIVAAVNAVASGLCFLVLPARWAVVGMAASYGLAYIIGVGVAWRRLSKRMDGDLDTAHVVRTYARLAGASIPATIVSGAAVYGIMQTLGTGFLGSITALIAGIAALLAVFYVAARKMRIEELNALVGMVRSKLGR is encoded by the coding sequence ATGAATGCGCCGTATGACGGTGACCGGGGCCGGGGCGCCAATGGCGACCCCACGGGCCCGGTGCCTCCGACGCCCCCGTTGCCCGCGGACCAGGACCCCTACGTCCAGGACGCCTACCGCAACGATCCGTTCCGCGCCCAGGACCCGACGGCTCAGGATCCGGTGACCGAGGCGCTCTACGACCGCGCCGCGCACCCCCCGCCGCCGGGACAGCCCGCGCCCCCGCCCTACCAGCAGCCCGCCGCCGGCCGGCACACGCCCGACCCGCAGCAGTGGGCCCCGCCCCCGCCACCCGGGCCACAGGCGCCGGCCCCCCACCTCCCGTACGGCGAGGACCAGGCGACGACACAGCTCCTGGGCCTCGACCACCTGATGACCCGCGCCTCCAACGAGCGTCCGGAGTCCGACGCCTTCGCGCATCTCTACCGGGACCAGCAGCACTACGAGCCCCAGCAGCCCGCTCCGGTGCCTCCGGGGCCCGCGGCGGCCGGCGCGGAGGCGGTGCCCCAGCAGCCCGCGCCGGAGCCGGAGCCCGCCCCTGTGGCGGCGGCCGGCAAGCCCTCCGGCGGCCGGGCCTCCGGTCTGCTCAAGTCCAGCGCGGTGATGGCCGCCGGCACGATGGTGTCGCGTCTCACGGGCTTCGTCCGCTCGGCACTGATCGTCGCGGCGCTCGGCGGTGCGGTGCTCGGTGACTCCTGGCAGGTCGCCTACCAGCTTCCGACGATGATCTTCATCCTGACCATCGGCGGCGGTCTGAACTCCGTCTTCGTCCCGCAGCTGGTCCGCGCGATGAAGGAGGACGACGACGGCGGCGAGGCCTATGCCAACCGGCTGCTGACGCTGGTCATGGTGGTCCTCGGCGTGCTGACGGTCCTGTCGGTCGTGGCGGCGCCACTGCTGGTGAAGCTGGTCTCCTTCGACATCTCCCGCGACCCGGCCGCCAACGAAGTGGCCGTCGCGTTCACCCGCTACTGCGTACCCACGATCTTCTTCATGGGTCTGCATGTCGTGATGGGACAGATCCTCAACGCCCGCGGCCGCTTCGGCGCGATGATGTGGACCCCGGTCCTCAACAACATCGTCATGATCGCCACCTTCGGCCTGTTCATCTGGGTCTACGGCACGGCGGAGACCTCGCACATCGGCGTCACCACCATCCCCGACGAGGGCATCCGGCTCCTGGGCATCGGCACCCTCCTCGGGCTCGTCGTCCAGGCGCTGGCGATGATCCCGTACCTGCGCGACGCCGACTTCAAACTCCGGCTCCGCTTCGACTGGCGCGGCCACGGCCTGGGCAAGGCCGCCAAGCTCGCCAAGTGGACGGTGCTGTTCGTGCTCGCGAACCAGGCCGGCGTCCTGGTCGTCACCCAGCTCTCCACCTGGGCCGGAAACACCGCCAACGACCAGGGGCACCCGGGCACCGGCTTCATCTCGTACGCCAGCGCACAGCTGATCTGGAACATGCCGCAGGCGATCATCACCGTCTCCGTGATGGCGGCGCTGCTGCCGCGGCTGGCCCGGTCGGCACACGACGGTGACACCGGAGCCGTCCGCGACGACATCTCGCAGGGCCTGCGCACCTCCGCCGTCGCCATCGTCCCGATCTCGTTCGGCTTCCTCTCCCTCGGCATCCCGCTGTGCACGCTGGTCTACGGTTCGTCCGGCGCCGGCATCCCGATGGGCTACATGCTGATGGCTTTCGGTGTGGGCCTGATCCCGTTCTCGGTGCAGTACGTCGTCCTGCGCGCCTTCTACGCGTACGAGGACACCCGCACGCCCTTCTACAACACGGTGATCGTCGCCGCCGTCAACGCCGTGGCCTCCGGTCTCTGCTTCCTGGTCCTGCCCGCGCGCTGGGCCGTGGTCGGCATGGCCGCCTCGTACGGCCTGGCGTACATCATCGGCGTCGGCGTGGCCTGGCGCCGTCTGAGCAAGCGCATGGACGGCGACCTCGACACCGCTCATGTCGTCCGGACCTACGCACGGCTGGCCGGCGCCAGCATTCCGGCCACGATCGTCTCGGGGGCCGCGGTGTACGGGATCATGCAGACACTCGGCACCGGGTTCCTGGGGTCGATCACCGCGCTGATCGCCGGTATTGCCGCACTTCTGGCCGTGTTCTACGTAGCCGCACGCAAAATGCGCATCGAGGAACTGAACGCCCTGGTCGGCATGGTCCGGTCGAAGCTTGGACGTTAG